A genomic window from Haladaptatus caseinilyticus includes:
- a CDS encoding DUF7548 family protein, protein MSERLAPKVGIVSCLAVLLLLSLPYFFAPATAVSVYYETIPVPVHLLDTFFALVALIAFGSGLQDRSDRASVAGVTLVLGIFMAVITLWWAVVTPSATIVEAARMDSLSGHRWALAFVTLGVPASAGWYARSVL, encoded by the coding sequence ATGAGTGAACGACTCGCGCCGAAAGTCGGAATCGTGTCGTGTCTGGCAGTACTTTTGCTTCTTTCACTCCCGTACTTTTTCGCACCGGCCACGGCGGTAAGCGTCTACTACGAAACGATTCCCGTTCCTGTTCATCTGCTCGACACGTTCTTCGCGCTCGTAGCACTCATTGCGTTCGGATCGGGGCTCCAGGACAGGAGCGACCGCGCGAGTGTCGCTGGCGTCACTCTCGTCCTTGGTATATTTATGGCTGTCATTACCCTATGGTGGGCGGTCGTGACGCCATCGGCCACGATCGTGGAAGCTGCTCGGATGGATTCGCTCTCCGGTCATCGCTGGGCGCTCGCATTCGTTACGCTCGGTGTCCCCGCAAGCGCCGGTTGGTACGCACGAAGCGTGCTGTAG
- a CDS encoding PLP-dependent cysteine synthase family protein, whose translation MTTHREPLDSVLDTIGQTPLVRVQDAPDEVPVYAKLESFNPGASVKDRIGKYMLEQMLESGELAPGGTVIEPTAGNTGIGFALAAGQLGVNAVFVVPERFSVEKQQLMRALGAEVINTPTEDGMGGAIDRAHQLAEETENAVVPQQFGNPLNVEAHYETTGPEIYEALDGQVGAVVAGCGTAGTLMGMAKYARDQNPDTYVAAVEPEGSLYSRTVGADVDEAEYKIEGIGTHNPATNELFDPDLVDEIVQVPDRTAHDELKRLAHEEGHLVASSAGAASIAARKIAEKIQTGEVDAPFDSVVTVFPDSSERYLSKGIYRSFAEWDG comes from the coding sequence ATGACGACACATCGGGAACCGCTCGATTCGGTGTTGGACACCATCGGGCAAACGCCGCTCGTCCGCGTTCAAGATGCACCCGACGAGGTGCCAGTGTACGCGAAGTTGGAGTCGTTCAACCCCGGCGCGAGCGTCAAAGACCGCATCGGGAAATACATGCTCGAGCAGATGCTCGAATCCGGCGAACTCGCCCCCGGTGGAACGGTTATCGAACCGACCGCCGGAAACACCGGAATCGGCTTCGCACTCGCGGCCGGACAGCTCGGTGTGAATGCCGTCTTCGTCGTTCCCGAACGGTTCAGTGTCGAGAAACAGCAACTCATGCGTGCACTCGGTGCCGAAGTCATCAATACGCCGACTGAAGACGGAATGGGTGGCGCAATCGACCGTGCCCACCAACTCGCTGAGGAGACGGAAAACGCGGTGGTGCCACAGCAGTTCGGGAATCCGCTGAACGTCGAAGCCCACTACGAAACGACCGGGCCGGAAATCTACGAGGCGTTGGACGGACAGGTCGGCGCAGTCGTCGCCGGGTGTGGTACCGCGGGAACCCTGATGGGGATGGCAAAATACGCACGTGACCAGAATCCGGATACGTACGTCGCCGCCGTCGAACCCGAAGGGTCGCTTTATTCACGGACGGTTGGTGCTGACGTGGACGAAGCGGAGTACAAAATCGAGGGTATCGGAACCCACAACCCGGCGACGAACGAACTGTTCGACCCCGACCTCGTGGACGAAATCGTGCAGGTTCCCGACCGAACCGCCCACGACGAACTGAAACGACTCGCACACGAAGAAGGCCATTTAGTCGCCTCCAGCGCGGGTGCCGCAAGTATCGCGGCCCGAAAGATAGCGGAGAAAATTCAGACAGGGGAAGTCGATGCTCCCTTTGATTCCGTCGTCACAGTCTTCCCAGACTCCAGCGAGCGGTACCTCTCGAAGGGGATCTATCGCTCCTTCGCGGAGTGGGACGGATAG
- a CDS encoding RAD55 family ATPase, with protein sequence MYNLGDMVSDIEVGPGTNLLISGPSMTGKRNLALDILAHGGTGGEGAIIVATKDGGKQMLTEYKSRIDRSRTPIGVVDCVSKQQGMNPRGIDGIEFASSPVDMTGIGIKLSELLQEFYDAGVRTNRIAFDSLSTLLMYSNVQTVFRFLHVFTGRIQSAEAFGLFIIDSTAHDDQTMSTLRQLFDGEIEVREADGNESEIRIKGVGSTAGWQPL encoded by the coding sequence ATGTACAACTTAGGTGATATGGTCTCGGATATCGAAGTCGGTCCGGGGACAAACCTGCTTATTTCGGGTCCGTCGATGACCGGTAAGCGAAATCTGGCGCTCGATATCCTCGCACACGGAGGGACCGGTGGCGAGGGCGCAATTATCGTGGCGACGAAGGATGGCGGTAAACAGATGCTCACGGAGTACAAATCTCGTATCGATAGGTCGAGGACACCCATCGGCGTCGTCGATTGCGTGTCGAAACAACAGGGAATGAACCCTCGTGGCATCGACGGTATCGAGTTTGCGTCCTCGCCGGTCGATATGACTGGCATCGGTATCAAACTCTCCGAGCTCCTTCAGGAGTTTTACGACGCTGGCGTTCGAACGAATCGAATCGCGTTCGATTCGCTTTCCACGCTTCTTATGTACTCGAACGTACAGACCGTTTTTCGATTCCTCCACGTTTTTACCGGTCGTATCCAGAGTGCGGAAGCATTCGGGCTGTTCATCATCGATTCGACGGCGCACGACGACCAGACGATGAGCACGCTCCGACAGCTGTTCGACGGTGAGATCGAAGTCAGGGAAGCCGATGGAAACGAATCCGAGATTCGGATAAAGGGCGTCGGTTCCACGGCTGGTTGGCAACCGTTGTAG
- a CDS encoding metal-dependent hydrolase, which translates to MELTWHGHSTWHVTVGDTDFLIDPFFDNPKTDSDPEEIDPDYLLLTHGHADHIGDVDRYEGTTLVATPELVGYCNDEFGEYNAVGGMGMNLGGTVECGNAFVTMVRADHTNGIDTGYGTSAGMPGGFVISDTKPTQVSDEESETFYHAGDTSLMVEMREVIAPYLEPDAVAVPIGDHFTMGPAQAAIAVDWLDADFAFPMHYDTFPPIEQDPEDFAKEVDAAGSDTDVRILEGDETFDLSEEISY; encoded by the coding sequence ATGGAACTCACTTGGCACGGACACTCGACGTGGCACGTAACGGTCGGCGACACTGACTTCCTCATCGACCCGTTCTTCGACAACCCGAAAACCGACTCCGACCCGGAAGAAATCGACCCGGATTACCTCCTTCTCACGCACGGGCACGCGGACCACATCGGTGATGTGGACCGCTACGAAGGAACGACGTTGGTTGCGACACCCGAACTCGTCGGCTACTGTAACGACGAGTTCGGCGAGTACAACGCCGTTGGCGGGATGGGAATGAACCTCGGTGGAACCGTCGAATGCGGTAACGCCTTCGTTACGATGGTTCGTGCGGACCACACGAACGGCATCGACACGGGATACGGTACCAGTGCCGGAATGCCCGGCGGGTTCGTCATCTCCGATACGAAACCGACACAGGTCAGCGACGAGGAGAGCGAGACGTTCTACCACGCGGGCGACACCTCGTTGATGGTCGAAATGCGCGAGGTCATCGCCCCGTATCTCGAACCCGATGCCGTCGCGGTTCCGATCGGCGATCATTTCACGATGGGACCGGCACAGGCGGCCATCGCCGTGGACTGGTTGGACGCCGACTTCGCGTTCCCGATGCACTACGATACGTTCCCGCCAATCGAGCAGGACCCTGAGGACTTCGCGAAGGAAGTCGATGCGGCCGGTAGCGACACCGACGTTCGAATCTTGGAGGGCGACGAGACGTTCGACCTCTCCGAAGAAATCTCGTACTGA
- a CDS encoding fumarylacetoacetate hydrolase family protein: MKRVRFRDPAGSVRTGEWADDEVRFGGETYDFDEVELLAPTDPTKIVCVGLNYADHAAERNKDVPDRPLLFLKPPNAVASHGDTVTLPAGKERIDHEAELGIVIGEQCRNVAEEDAMDVVAGFTCADDISNRDDQDREQNWVRGKAFDNSCPLGPVMATPDEVPDDAAVRLRVNGELRQESSRDQFIFSVPELIAEITTYLTLEVGDVIITGTPAGVAPLEDGDDVEVEIEGIGTLSHDVRIP; this comes from the coding sequence ATGAAGCGAGTCCGATTCCGCGACCCAGCAGGCTCAGTCAGAACCGGCGAATGGGCGGACGATGAAGTCCGATTCGGCGGCGAAACCTACGATTTCGACGAAGTCGAACTCCTCGCACCGACCGACCCGACCAAAATCGTCTGTGTCGGCCTGAACTACGCCGATCACGCGGCGGAGCGAAACAAGGACGTTCCCGACCGCCCGCTCCTCTTTCTCAAACCGCCGAACGCAGTCGCCTCGCACGGCGACACCGTTACACTTCCCGCTGGAAAGGAACGCATCGACCACGAGGCCGAACTCGGCATCGTCATCGGCGAGCAGTGCCGAAACGTCGCCGAGGAAGATGCGATGGACGTGGTTGCCGGGTTCACATGCGCGGACGACATCTCGAACCGCGACGACCAGGACCGCGAGCAGAACTGGGTCCGCGGGAAGGCCTTCGACAACTCCTGCCCCCTCGGGCCGGTCATGGCGACGCCCGACGAAGTTCCCGACGACGCCGCAGTTCGACTCCGCGTGAACGGCGAACTCCGACAGGAATCCTCCCGCGATCAGTTCATCTTCTCCGTGCCGGAGCTCATCGCGGAAATCACGACCTACCTCACGCTCGAAGTCGGTGATGTAATCATTACTGGAACCCCTGCGGGAGTCGCACCGCTCGAAGACGGTGACGATGTCGAGGTCGAAATCGAGGGAATTGGAACGCTTTCACACGACGTTCGGATTCCGTGA
- a CDS encoding mechanosensitive ion channel family protein, producing MVEPLPGLGNIFGKQAGLVTQAIYFVVSFVVLYLLGRIIVIPLVKRVLDSRGYDESVKKPLGKIANFIILFTAVALAFGFAKLGNFLTALATVAAAATLAIGFALQDIIANFVAGVFIFTDKPFKIGDWIEWDGGSYSGVVEDIDLRVTRVRTFDNELLTVPNSVLTDGVIKNPVAKDKLRIQFLFGIGYDDDIHQATDIIVEEAENHPEILDTPEPSVRLTELGDSAVGLKSRFWIADPKRGDFVKTRGEYVTAVKERFDEEGIDMPYPHRQLTGGVEVANAAELEALSSD from the coding sequence ATGGTCGAACCCCTACCGGGATTAGGAAACATCTTTGGTAAGCAAGCGGGTCTCGTAACGCAGGCGATTTACTTCGTCGTCTCGTTCGTCGTGCTTTACTTGCTTGGACGAATTATCGTCATACCACTCGTCAAGCGAGTACTCGACAGTCGTGGGTACGACGAGAGTGTAAAGAAACCTCTGGGTAAAATCGCCAATTTCATCATCCTGTTTACGGCGGTTGCCCTCGCGTTTGGATTCGCCAAACTCGGTAATTTCCTCACCGCACTTGCAACCGTCGCCGCCGCAGCGACACTCGCGATCGGTTTCGCGTTGCAGGACATCATCGCCAACTTCGTCGCAGGCGTGTTCATTTTCACCGACAAGCCGTTCAAAATCGGCGACTGGATCGAGTGGGACGGCGGAAGTTACTCCGGCGTCGTCGAGGACATCGACCTTCGCGTAACCCGCGTTCGAACCTTCGACAACGAACTCCTAACCGTGCCAAACTCCGTCTTAACCGACGGCGTCATCAAGAATCCCGTCGCGAAGGACAAACTCCGCATTCAGTTCCTCTTCGGTATCGGCTACGACGACGACATCCACCAGGCGACGGACATCATCGTCGAGGAAGCCGAAAACCACCCGGAGATTCTGGACACACCCGAACCGTCCGTTCGGCTTACCGAACTCGGCGACTCCGCCGTGGGTCTCAAATCGCGATTCTGGATTGCGGACCCGAAACGCGGTGACTTCGTGAAGACACGCGGCGAGTACGTCACCGCCGTTAAGGAACGATTCGACGAGGAAGGTATCGACATGCCGTACCCCCACCGACAACTCACGGGTGGTGTCGAGGTCGCCAACGCCGCCGAGTTGGAAGCACTGAGCAGCGACTGA
- a CDS encoding CoA-binding protein, translated as MPVENDDELREILEHDTVAVVGCSSTPGKDAHEIPKYLREHGYEVIPINPFADEIFGRKTYDSLSDVEEDIDIVDIFRPSEEVDEIVDNAIERDDVAVVWTQLGIRDEDAAKRAEDAGKRVVHDHCMKVEHQRLMG; from the coding sequence ATGCCAGTGGAAAACGACGACGAACTTCGTGAGATTCTCGAACACGACACCGTCGCAGTCGTCGGATGCTCCTCGACGCCAGGCAAGGATGCGCACGAGATTCCGAAATATCTCCGTGAACACGGCTACGAGGTCATCCCGATCAATCCGTTCGCGGACGAGATCTTCGGGCGAAAAACGTACGACTCGCTCTCCGACGTGGAAGAGGACATCGACATCGTGGACATATTCCGTCCGAGCGAGGAAGTCGACGAAATCGTGGATAACGCCATCGAGCGCGACGACGTAGCTGTCGTGTGGACGCAGTTAGGGATTCGAGACGAAGATGCAGCGAAACGTGCCGAAGACGCCGGAAAACGAGTCGTTCACGACCACTGTATGAAAGTCGAGCATCAGCGGTTGATGGGGTAG
- a CDS encoding OsmC family protein has product MPEVTTTSEAGYSAENDVRDFSLTIDATGEDAPDTLETLLAAYGSCYVPALRVGGEQRGAGDLGKIEITVNGGLNDDDKLDSVSFDIKWEAETDDETAQNVIDRAFELCKVHDAVKDSLHADTTVETGAF; this is encoded by the coding sequence ATGCCAGAAGTCACTACCACGTCGGAAGCAGGCTACAGCGCAGAGAACGATGTTCGCGACTTTTCGCTCACCATCGACGCGACGGGTGAGGACGCACCCGACACGCTCGAAACACTGCTCGCGGCCTACGGGTCCTGCTACGTTCCCGCCCTCCGCGTCGGCGGCGAACAGCGCGGTGCTGGCGACCTCGGGAAGATCGAAATCACGGTAAACGGCGGTCTGAACGACGACGACAAACTCGACTCCGTCTCGTTCGACATCAAATGGGAAGCCGAGACCGACGACGAAACGGCCCAGAACGTCATCGACCGCGCGTTCGAACTCTGTAAGGTTCACGACGCAGTCAAAGACAGCCTCCACGCCGACACCACCGTCGAGACGGGCGCGTTCTAA
- a CDS encoding HVO_2753 family zinc finger protein: MSQTQKQARKCVSCGINISGTNAASFKCPDCGQTIYRCAKCRKQSNLYECPDCGFLGP; the protein is encoded by the coding sequence ATGAGTCAGACGCAAAAGCAGGCGCGAAAATGCGTCTCGTGCGGGATTAACATCTCCGGCACGAACGCCGCGTCGTTCAAGTGCCCCGACTGCGGGCAGACCATCTACCGCTGTGCGAAGTGCCGAAAACAGAGCAACCTCTACGAGTGCCCCGACTGTGGGTTCCTCGGACCGTAA
- a CDS encoding succinylglutamate desuccinylase/aspartoacylase family protein translates to MDESRRAFLSTVGIASVGGTVALAGCAGNSLQDAKGGTTTATQVGTTTKPTSEGRAKRTVTRSKLRAGTEQETTVYEIQSGKPGSTAYVIGGMHGNEESGYWAARDIRTWKIDAGTLVVLPEANGPAIEEHRRECPGEMDLNRQFPIGEPPKNALANEMWNSIMSHDPDVLIDLHSSKGILRRGGDDGVGQNVFRSRHDAVTRSIHTAIELLNDEYVTGYNPIYDFVQTPIDETKYATGAILINKTRIDLDIPSCLFEVTQDDVKPEKRARWSKAFVASMLDTWGIRPLQTE, encoded by the coding sequence ATGGATGAAAGTAGGCGTGCATTCCTCTCTACCGTCGGCATCGCCTCCGTCGGTGGAACGGTCGCGCTTGCGGGGTGTGCTGGAAACAGCCTGCAGGACGCGAAGGGAGGGACGACGACGGCGACACAGGTCGGAACGACGACAAAACCTACGAGCGAAGGACGAGCGAAACGGACCGTCACGAGATCGAAGCTACGCGCCGGAACGGAACAGGAAACGACGGTATACGAGATTCAGTCGGGAAAACCCGGATCGACCGCGTACGTGATCGGGGGCATGCACGGTAACGAGGAGAGCGGTTACTGGGCTGCTCGTGACATTCGGACATGGAAGATCGACGCCGGAACGCTCGTCGTCCTCCCGGAGGCGAACGGTCCCGCAATCGAGGAACATCGTCGTGAATGCCCCGGAGAGATGGATCTCAATCGACAGTTTCCGATCGGCGAACCGCCGAAGAACGCGCTCGCGAACGAGATGTGGAATTCGATCATGAGCCACGACCCCGATGTACTCATCGACCTCCACAGTTCGAAAGGAATTCTCCGACGAGGGGGCGACGACGGCGTCGGACAGAACGTCTTTCGGTCGAGACACGACGCCGTCACTCGGAGTATACATACCGCGATCGAACTGCTGAACGACGAGTACGTTACTGGTTACAACCCGATTTACGATTTCGTCCAAACGCCGATCGACGAGACGAAATACGCGACCGGGGCGATACTCATCAACAAGACGCGAATCGACCTCGATATTCCATCGTGCCTGTTCGAAGTCACACAGGACGACGTCAAGCCGGAAAAGCGAGCACGGTGGTCGAAAGCCTTCGTCGCCAGCATGCTCGACACGTGGGGTATCCGCCCGTTGCAAACCGAATAA
- a CDS encoding elongation factor 1-beta, with product MGKVAAKVKVMPQSPEIDLDDLQEKLEDSLPEGAKINGFERDDVAFGLVALLPTVIVPDDAGGTEAVEESFSSVEGVESVDVQNVGRI from the coding sequence ATGGGAAAAGTAGCCGCCAAAGTCAAGGTAATGCCGCAAAGCCCCGAGATCGATCTCGACGATCTCCAGGAGAAACTCGAAGACTCGCTCCCCGAGGGTGCGAAAATCAACGGCTTCGAGCGTGACGACGTCGCGTTCGGCCTCGTCGCGCTCCTGCCGACCGTCATCGTCCCCGACGATGCCGGTGGCACGGAAGCGGTCGAGGAATCGTTCTCGTCCGTCGAAGGCGTCGAGAGCGTCGACGTGCAGAACGTCGGCCGGATTTAA
- a CDS encoding DUF5798 family protein: MGLGSTAKKIQKVADMAEKLYVKLNELREQMVAIRDSLEATDERVQQLEVENAEQRALIEALASEQGIDVESVLADVEPPEPVDEEGEADESAEATT, from the coding sequence ATGGGACTCGGAAGTACGGCCAAGAAGATTCAGAAAGTCGCTGACATGGCGGAAAAACTGTACGTAAAATTAAACGAACTCCGTGAGCAAATGGTCGCCATCCGCGATTCGTTAGAGGCGACGGACGAGCGCGTTCAGCAACTCGAAGTAGAGAACGCAGAACAGAGAGCACTCATCGAGGCGTTGGCCAGTGAACAAGGAATCGACGTCGAATCAGTACTGGCCGATGTAGAGCCCCCGGAACCCGTCGATGAGGAGGGAGAGGCGGACGAATCCGCAGAAGCAACCACATAA
- a CDS encoding NAD(P)/FAD-dependent oxidoreductase — protein sequence MTAKVVVLGAGYAGAGAIQQLEAELDDADITWVSDTDYHLVLHESHRVIRDPRVKDKITLPIHEIKSPSTRFVQDTVAGIDTDDRTVELEDGNDIDYDYLLVALGSETAFYGIPGMAENALTLKGLDDALEIHDQVKEAAKTASRNDPARIVIGGAGLSGIQSAGEIAEYRDKHRAPIDIYLVEAMDEIMPGQDPELQGTVKKHLLEKDINILTDDPITEATNEEIQFDEGDPLEYDVFVWTGGVTGRKAMSDCNLDNQHNRVTTEADFQTSDERVFAIGDCAIIDQGENPAPPTAQAAWQAAEVVGENIAREIRGQPLKTWTFDDKGTVISIGDDAVAHGVKAGGMDFPISTFSSVPAEVLKKVIAARWIADVTSWNRAFKAWDSL from the coding sequence ATGACTGCGAAGGTTGTCGTTCTCGGTGCTGGCTACGCTGGTGCCGGAGCGATACAGCAACTCGAAGCAGAACTCGATGACGCCGACATTACGTGGGTGTCGGACACAGATTACCACCTCGTGCTGCACGAATCCCACAGGGTGATTCGCGACCCACGGGTGAAGGACAAGATCACGCTCCCGATTCACGAGATCAAATCACCGAGCACCCGGTTCGTCCAGGACACCGTTGCGGGCATCGACACCGACGACCGGACCGTCGAACTCGAAGACGGAAACGACATCGACTACGACTACCTCCTCGTCGCTCTCGGAAGCGAGACCGCCTTCTACGGCATCCCCGGGATGGCGGAGAACGCGCTCACGCTGAAGGGACTCGACGACGCGCTCGAAATCCACGACCAAGTCAAGGAGGCCGCGAAAACCGCCTCGCGTAACGACCCCGCAAGGATCGTTATCGGCGGTGCCGGACTGTCGGGCATCCAGAGTGCGGGTGAAATCGCGGAGTACCGCGACAAACACCGTGCACCCATCGACATCTACCTCGTCGAGGCGATGGACGAAATCATGCCCGGACAGGACCCCGAACTGCAGGGAACGGTCAAAAAACACCTCCTGGAAAAGGACATCAACATCCTCACGGACGATCCGATTACGGAAGCCACGAACGAGGAGATTCAGTTCGACGAGGGCGACCCACTCGAATACGACGTGTTCGTCTGGACCGGCGGTGTCACCGGCCGAAAGGCAATGAGCGACTGCAACCTCGACAACCAGCACAACCGCGTCACCACGGAAGCCGACTTCCAGACCAGCGACGAACGCGTGTTCGCCATCGGCGACTGTGCAATCATCGACCAGGGCGAGAACCCTGCACCACCGACCGCACAGGCCGCGTGGCAGGCCGCCGAAGTCGTCGGCGAGAACATCGCCCGCGAAATCCGTGGACAACCGCTCAAAACGTGGACGTTCGACGACAAAGGAACCGTCATCTCCATCGGCGACGACGCCGTCGCACACGGTGTCAAGGCGGGAGGGATGGACTTCCCGATTAGCACCTTCAGTTCGGTTCCGGCGGAGGTTCTAAAGAAAGTGATTGCCGCACGGTGGATCGCGGACGTAACCTCGTGGAACCGCGCGTTCAAGGCGTGGGACTCGCTGTAA
- a CDS encoding cystathionine gamma-synthase, producing MTDSDDFQFETRSIHAGQEPDEETGALMTPIYANSTYVQDGPGDHRGYEYSRTGNPTRTDLEDNLASLESGEFGRAFSSGMGAINTVLNLLSSGDHVIASEDVYGGTHRIFTQVYEDYGLEFSFVDMTDTDEVSDAVRNNTELLWVETPTNPLLNVVDIAAMADIAEDADALCAVDNTFATPYLQRPLELGADIVSHSLTKYLGGHSDVVGGALVTDDEELDEQFGFYQNSVGATPGPHDCFLVLRGTKTLGVRMDRHCDNARDIAHWLDDHEAVETVYFPGLESHPNHELAAEQMDDFGGMVSFELDASLEEAAEVVAETDIFTLAESLGGVESLIEQPATMTHAAIPAEERQAAGLSDGLIRASVGIEHVDDLKADLQQAFDAVLN from the coding sequence ATGACCGATAGCGACGATTTCCAGTTCGAAACGCGGTCCATCCACGCAGGGCAGGAACCGGACGAGGAGACGGGTGCGCTGATGACGCCCATCTACGCCAATTCGACCTACGTGCAGGACGGCCCCGGCGACCACCGCGGCTACGAATACTCGCGCACGGGCAACCCGACGCGAACCGACCTCGAAGATAACCTCGCCAGTCTGGAAAGCGGCGAGTTCGGCCGCGCCTTCTCCAGCGGGATGGGCGCTATCAACACCGTTCTGAACCTGCTTTCCTCGGGGGACCACGTCATCGCCAGCGAGGACGTGTACGGCGGCACCCACCGCATCTTCACACAGGTGTACGAGGACTACGGCCTCGAATTCTCCTTCGTGGACATGACCGACACGGACGAAGTATCCGACGCAGTCCGGAACAACACGGAACTGTTGTGGGTCGAAACCCCGACGAACCCACTGCTTAACGTCGTGGACATCGCAGCGATGGCTGATATCGCGGAAGACGCCGACGCCCTCTGTGCAGTGGACAACACCTTCGCGACGCCGTACCTCCAGCGCCCGCTCGAGCTCGGCGCGGACATCGTCTCGCACTCGCTGACGAAGTACCTCGGCGGCCACTCCGACGTGGTCGGCGGTGCACTCGTCACGGACGACGAGGAACTGGACGAACAGTTCGGGTTCTATCAGAACAGCGTCGGCGCGACCCCCGGCCCGCACGACTGTTTTCTCGTCCTGCGCGGAACCAAAACGCTCGGCGTTCGAATGGACCGCCACTGCGACAACGCTCGCGACATTGCCCACTGGTTGGACGACCACGAGGCGGTCGAGACGGTGTACTTCCCCGGCCTCGAATCACACCCGAACCACGAACTCGCGGCGGAGCAGATGGACGACTTTGGCGGTATGGTCAGCTTCGAACTCGACGCCTCGCTCGAGGAGGCCGCAGAAGTCGTGGCCGAGACGGATATATTCACCCTCGCCGAAAGCCTCGGCGGTGTCGAATCGCTCATCGAGCAACCCGCGACGATGACTCACGCCGCGATTCCGGCGGAAGAGCGACAGGCCGCGGGGCTATCGGACGGCCTGATTCGCGCCAGCGTCGGTATCGAGCACGTTGATGACTTGAAAGCAGACCTTCAACAGGCGTTCGACGCCGTGCTGAACTGA
- a CDS encoding 50S ribosomal protein L21e yields the protein MPSSHGPNHSTREKLSNNPRERGTSPPQRAVQQYEEGQKVHLKIDPSVREGRFHPRFNGRTGEVAGKQGQAYKVLIVDGNKEKTLITKPAHLRAQE from the coding sequence ATGCCGAGTTCGCACGGACCTAACCACAGCACCCGCGAAAAGCTCTCGAACAACCCCCGAGAACGTGGCACCTCGCCACCACAGCGCGCCGTCCAGCAGTACGAGGAAGGACAGAAAGTCCACCTCAAAATCGACCCGAGCGTCCGCGAAGGACGTTTCCACCCACGATTCAACGGCCGGACGGGCGAAGTCGCTGGCAAACAGGGCCAAGCGTACAAGGTCCTCATCGTCGATGGCAACAAAGAGAAGACGCTCATCACCAAGCCAGCACACCTCCGCGCACAGGAGTAA
- a CDS encoding DUF5658 family protein: MQFDDSQLWSHVSLPLLVAVLGVMLGDVVTTGVGLELGLKEGNPFVAHLLREMGLFGLVLIKAITVVLLVVLSGWTHRSRRTFRLGSLVYLVVGLLVVVSNVVAIATVA; this comes from the coding sequence GTGCAATTCGACGATTCCCAACTGTGGTCACACGTTTCCCTGCCACTGTTAGTCGCCGTTCTCGGCGTGATGCTCGGAGACGTGGTGACGACCGGCGTGGGACTCGAACTCGGCCTCAAAGAAGGAAATCCCTTCGTCGCACACTTACTCAGGGAGATGGGGTTGTTCGGTCTGGTTCTCATCAAGGCGATCACCGTCGTGTTGCTCGTCGTTCTTTCGGGCTGGACACATCGCTCACGACGGACCTTCAGGCTCGGAAGTCTCGTCTACCTCGTCGTTGGACTGCTCGTCGTCGTCTCCAACGTCGTTGCTATTGCTACGGTTGCATGA
- a CDS encoding YhbY family RNA-binding protein: MDKQDLRKQAHDLDVTVWVGKSGLGAVTDELADQLKNEDLVKVKFLRAARGESSTDELADELADEVNAELIETRGNTAVYH, encoded by the coding sequence ATGGATAAGCAGGACTTGCGGAAACAAGCGCACGACCTCGACGTGACCGTCTGGGTCGGTAAGAGTGGCCTCGGTGCCGTCACCGACGAACTGGCGGACCAACTGAAAAACGAGGACCTCGTGAAGGTGAAGTTCCTCCGGGCGGCCCGCGGCGAGTCCTCGACTGACGAACTCGCCGACGAACTCGCCGATGAGGTGAACGCCGAACTCATCGAAACACGCGGCAATACGGCGGTATATCACTGA